The Toxorhynchites rutilus septentrionalis strain SRP chromosome 3, ASM2978413v1, whole genome shotgun sequence genome includes a region encoding these proteins:
- the LOC129780580 gene encoding protein fem-1 homolog C-like produces MSEDKDYAPSPLAKQLFKEARFNKSPLSEEIREQLEGLPSDIRKEEVEQTVYGYTPLSTACIRGNVCIVEYLITTCHADIEQTSKGWLRNPKNDERSLFTPLCWACKTVKLEVITCLLKNGANLNGTSECGSTPVLVACRTQHFKIVNYLVVRGANINKPNHYGETCLIASIGSLQLCKYLLRKGVDVDARDNNDYTALHHAIQNQIFQTLKPLLDYRADPFAKTRDGEDALQIACIEGSSKIADYLMGRIRYSPERKADANELLGASIFFISTDNSKAILRWKEALQIRMDKDNFIQKRPMIPSRSIYGDFVEFTTVAQLETIADDPYAMYMQSLLIFERILGMDHERTLAHLMNLAEYYQEILQNRQGSLDILLLVLQLRIQKDSILHSDSYDAVRTIVGFIMSLLDNPNYSPRFEYVSAVFQLLASSAIATYQLARTKPISPNQSRYFDCIIHFLMHLIYGLRSLAECERDHDLIKRYIRELVRNGVRCVKTRETLLHLSIQRLGPVETSFWMIRTSPSLDVVKLLLECGAHPDLPDRNGVRPSKVLAKKDIALSGQMSLKCICANAIIESGIYYRDQLPRTLENFVEEHDPQ; encoded by the coding sequence ATGAGTGAAGACAAAGACTATGCACCGTCACCGTTAGCAAAACAGTTATTTAAGGAGGCTAGATTCAACAAATCTCCCCTATCCGAGGAAATTCGCGAGCAATTGGAGGGTTTACCTTCGGACATCCGCAAGGAAGAGGTGGAACAAACGGTTTACGGTTACACCCCGCTAAGCACCGCCTGTATCCGTGGAAACGTTTGTATCGTCGAGTATCTCATCACCACGTGCCATGCGGACATTGAACAGACGAGCAAAGGATGGCTACGGAACCCTAAGAACGACGAGCGCAGCCTCTTTACCCCTTTGTGTTGGGCGTGCAAAACCGTAAAACTTGAGGTCATCACATGTCTCCTCAAGAATGGGGCAAACCTTAATGGAACCTCCGAGTGCGGCTCAACACCAGTGCTGGTTGCATGTAGAACACAACATTTCAAAATTGTGAATTATTTGGTAGTGAGAGGGGCAAACATCAATAAACCGAACCACTACGGAGAAACTTGTCTCATCGCTTCGATTGGTTCATTACAACTGTGCAAATATTTGCTCAGAAAGGGAGTGGATGTTGATGCACGTGACAACAACGACTATACAGCACTACACCACGCGATTCAGAATCAAATATTTCAAACGCTCAAACCACTGCTGGATTATAGAGCTGACCCATTCGCTAAGACGCGTGACGGTGAGGATGCCTTGCAGATAGCATGTATCGAAGGATCATCTAAAATAGCGGATTATCTTATGGGCCGGATTCGATATTCGCCAGAAAGGAAGGCTGATGCGAACGAACTACTTGGAGCTTCGATATTCTTCATTTCTACCGATAACTCGAAGGCAATTCTTCGTTGGAAAGAAGCTCTTCAAATTCGAATGGATAAggacaatttcattcaaaagcgTCCGATGATTCCATCTCGATCTATCTATGGCGATTTCGTTGAGTTCACAACCGTTGCCCAGTTGGAAACAATTGCTGATGACCCCTATGCAATGTATATGCAGAGCTTGTTGATTTTCGAGAGGATATTGGGAATGGACCACGAGCGTACATTAGCGCATTTGATGAATTTAGCCGAATACTACCAAGAAATATTACAAAACCGTCAGGGGTCTCTAGATATTTTACTACTGGTGCTGCAACTAAGAATTCAAAAGGATTCGATATTACATTCTGATAGCTATGATGCTGTGCGAACCATCGTCGGTTTCATAATGTCTTTACTAGATAATCCAAATTATTCGCCACGATTCGAATATGTCAGTGCCGTATTCCAGCTTTTGGCATCGAGCGCCATCGCAACATATCAGCTGGCTCGTACTAAACCGATCAGTCCGAACCAATCCAGATACTTCGACTGTATAATCCATTTTCTGATGCATCTGATCTATGGCCTGCGTTCCTTGGCCGAATGCGAGCGTGACCACGACTTGATCAAAAGATACATCCGCGAGCTAGTCCGAAATGGTGTTAGGTGTGTGAAAACCAGGGAAACGCTGCTGCACCTGTCCATCCAGCGGCTCGGACCGGTTGAGACCTCATTCTGGATGATCAGAACCAGTCCCAGTTTAGATGTAGTGAAGCTGCTACTGGAATGCGGAGCCCATCCGGATCTACCGGATCGAAATGGCGTCCGACCGTCGAAGGTTCTCGCAAAAAAGGACATCGCTCTGAGTGGACAAATGTCACTCAAATGTATTTGCGCGAATGCGATAATCGAGAGTGGAATATATTATCGAGATCAGTTACCACGCACGCTGGAGAATTTTGTTGAGGAACACGACCCTCAATAA